TTTATTGAATACCTGTTCTTTATGGTTTCTTTTGCATTCTTCGCGAAGAGCTTGCGTTTTTCAGGGTACTCAATAAGTTCTTCTAAACCCTGTAACCAGTCGTTTGTGCTTTCTGCTAAGATTCCATTTTGGTTGTGTGAAATGACTTCATTGTTTGCTCCTACCGGTGACCCAATGCAGGGAACTCCAGCGGCCATATATTGGAGCAATTTGAATGCACACTTGCCGCGTGTCCACTCGTTGTCTGAAAGTGGCATTATTCCAATATCGAAGCTCCTGATATCTGAAAGTTCGTTTCCTAAACGCCACTTAATGTTATCAATATTATGCACTCCATCCAATATTAATGTCTGATCGCAGACGATCTTGAAACGGATCTCTTTCCCGTATTTTTTCTCTAGCTTGACAAAAATGTCACGTAGATCGTTAAGATAAATTAGATTCTCGCTTCTTCCTATCCAACCGATATTGATTGAGCTGTCAGCGTTCTCCTTAACTTTCTTCAATTGTTTATCATCTACAGAAGTAGGTATTACCGCAGTTTTTTGAGAAAACTGCTTTGCATATTTCTCAATATACCTGTTCCCACATATAGCTAAAACACAATTAGATAAAATATAATCTAGTTTAGATTTATTATTCTTGATTTTTTTTGCAGTCAATATATTTGAGGGCGGCGGTGAAAATAAGGCATCGTCCCAGTCGTAAACAATACGATTATTGATAGAATGTAATAATTTTAAGGCCCAAATTGGTAATAACACTTTCTGGATAAATATTGTTTGGTATTTCGGCGCATTTATAAAAACACCTAATAAAAACAGAATGCGGCTAAATGGGTGTCCGCCGGTCGGCAATGCCAGTATTTTTGTTTTAACGTTATTTTCATGGAATTTATCGATAAATGAAAAAACGCGGAATCTTGAGCTGGCAGTATTAATGCCGCCCTGCGTGATAAATAATATGCTTCGTAATTTGTTTTTTTTAGTTCTCATCGTTGCTCATTGAATCAATCTTTATATTTATTTCGGATGAAAAGTGCTCGGTATTCAGGTTTGAAAAAAGTAAAGCTATGGTGATGGGGGCTTTATTCAAAACAAACAACAGTAAACGTCATCGACATACCAAAAAATTTATTCCTTTGAATTAAATATTCCTTAGCATTTGATTTTTTCATTAAGTTTTGTAGATCATCATAACTCAGTAATAACAAATTTTCTTTATTCCAAGACGGCCTGTGTTTTCTGCACCATTTGTAAAAATATTCTGAATTCCAATGCACAAATAATGCATTTGTATGGCTTTCTACCGGGAAATATTTATTTGGCGTTGTAAAGAAAACATGTTTCCCGACTCGTAGCATTTCATTGATAAACAATAATTGCGCCTCCTGATTTCCAACATGCTCAATAACTGCATTCGAAAATACCCATTCAAATTTTTTATTATTAAAAGGAAATA
This portion of the Gammaproteobacteria bacterium genome encodes:
- a CDS encoding glycosyltransferase family 4 protein; protein product: MRTKKNKLRSILFITQGGINTASSRFRVFSFIDKFHENNVKTKILALPTGGHPFSRILFLLGVFINAPKYQTIFIQKVLLPIWALKLLHSINNRIVYDWDDALFSPPPSNILTAKKIKNNKSKLDYILSNCVLAICGNRYIEKYAKQFSQKTAVIPTSVDDKQLKKVKENADSSINIGWIGRSENLIYLNDLRDIFVKLEKKYGKEIRFKIVCDQTLILDGVHNIDNIKWRLGNELSDIRSFDIGIMPLSDNEWTRGKCAFKLLQYMAAGVPCIGSPVGANNEVISHNQNGILAESTNDWLQGLEELIEYPEKRKLFAKNAKETIKNRYSINVVFHKLFVALDRN
- a CDS encoding class I SAM-dependent methyltransferase — its product is MLILSKFKGWIMHKSRSNKLDHFYGLCGDECAVLDVGVSNNEHNKQVNLFLNQFRFDSEYYTGLAVEPLKKISRKHPNKKFIEYPGGIFPFNNKKFEWVFSNAVIEHVGNQEAQLLFINEMLRVGKHVFFTTPNKYFPVESHTNALFVHWNSEYFYKWCRKHRPSWNKENLLLLSYDDLQNLMKKSNAKEYLIQRNKFFGMSMTFTVVCFE